The stretch of DNA GTGTGGGCACCATCTACCTAGACCTATGTGTCTCCTCTCATTTGGTACCCCGCGGgagcctctgcccagcccccGGAAGCGAAACCTCACTCATCCGACATGGTCACGCTGTGCTTCCATCGAGCCTCCCCATGGTCAGGGGAGAGGGGGCCAGGGGGATGAGCCCACCGAGCTGCCCACCATCCCCGGCAGCGAGCGCCGGATGCTCGGGATGCTCACGGGGCTTTCAATCCCAGCCCTAGCCAAGATGCGGGATCAAACCAGCCGAAAAGCCAagcagctccagggagacctccgGAGCAGCATTTAAAAGTAACCCGGACCTGGAGGAGCCAGGACCCCAGCCTGGCATGGGCGCCCACCCCCTGGGCACATGCAGGACCCATGTCCCCAGCTGAGACCCAACAGACTCGACACCGCAGAGACCAAAGCTCCCCAGCACCCGGCATGGCATCTCCTGCCCCATCTCAGGGGCTTACCTGCCCCCCACACTGAGGGGGGTCCTGGGGACCCCCCAGTTATTGCGGCGGCACTGCGGTGCCCAGGCCGGCCAGCCGCCCGTCCGGCTGCAGCATGCACGGCAGCCAGGCGCGCGCCGCTCAGTAATTACAGCCCCGAGCGCCTGAGCTGTGAAAGAATCTGACGAAGGAATCCAGGGTAGATCGCGCTGCTGAAATTACTATAATCAAAGGCTTTCACAAAGGCTTCAAATGCAACCAATTACCCTGAAAGGCgaggcaagaaagaaaacaaattaacgTGTTTGCACAGAGCCTCCGCGGCAGAGCACACATCGCCCCGCGCCACCCTCGACCCTGGCCGGCCGCTGCTCTCTGTTGCCGGGTCCTGCTCCCCATCCCGGGGTACCCACTCTCCATCCCTGGGTACCCACTCTCCATCGCCGGGTCCTTCTGCCCATCCCCGGGTCCCCACTCCCCGTCCTTTGGTGCCCACTCCCTATCCCCAGGTACCCGCTCCCCATCCTTGGGTACCCACTGTCTACCCCCAGGTACACACTCTACATCCTCGGGTACCCGCTCCCCAGGTACCCACTCTACATCCTCGGGTACCCGCTCCCCATCCCTGGGTACCCACTGTCTACCCCCGGGTACCCACTCTACATCCTCAGGTACCCGCTCCCCATCCTGGGGtaccccctctccatccctgggtacctgctccccatccctgggtcctgctccccatccctgggtacccactccccatccccaccagcaCTTCCCATCCCCGCATCCCGCTCCGTCGCCGCTGCCCCTGCTCGCCTCGGGGTGCAGCTGCACACAAAGGGGCTCTGTGCCCGTCCCTCGCCCCGTGGCTGGCCGCTGCCCCGACGGCAGACAAAAGCCCTGCCTGTGCCGGCGGCCGGGTCCAGCGCAGGCTCGGGGGCTTGCCAGGGCGGCCCGGGGaaacctccctccctccatccctccctccctccgcccccggcGCTGGCTGGGGTCTCCGGGCGAGGGGAGGCGCGGGGTCCTCAAAGGCGCCCATTGAGCGCAGCCCCGCATCGCCCCGCTGACAGATGGGGAAGCTATTCAGGGCAGGGAATCCCCCCCTCcctggacccccccccctcccctccttacATTACGCTTCGTCTGTGCCGccagtctgggggaaaaaaggggaaaaaaggggaaaaaaaaaaaaaaaacaacttctttcttttaatatttaacaaGAGTCCATCACCCTAAGTCTATTTTGTAATACAAAGCTCGGGAGATTTAAACCCTTCTCACCCGGAGAGATGGAAATGAATGGTGCTCTTTAATGAGCTGGTTCAGCAGAAAAGATAGATTTCTAAGATTACTGTAGGAATTCTTATAATTGATGTGTACTTTTGTAACGAGGATTATACCACCATCCGGTCAAGTAATTCCAGCTCTTCCCCATTCCCCTCTTCTCCCAAGCTGGCCCTGCTTTTGGGGTTCCCCGGGGGAGAGGGACCGGCCTGTGTCCCAGCGgggaaaaagcaacacaaagaaagGGGGACgaagaagaaaaagccaaagaaaaattaaacaggcTTTCCTTATTTAGCCGCGCATAACCTAACGCAGCCACTGAATGGGGAGAATAAGGCATCTCTCGagatttatatatttgttttacaGAGCCCTACTTTCCCCCCACCAATCCGAGGCCGGATGAGCTGCTGAATGCCGAGTaattaaaaggaacagagaacaaTACCCGCACCCGCCGAAGAAGAACGCGGAGTTTCCCTCGGATGTTTATAGCAATTGTATGAAAATGTACAAGCCGGGATGGCAAGAGCTGACAGCCGCGCCGTGATTGCGAGCTGGCTGCCTCCCCCGGCTGATTGGCATTAATTGTGCGCGTttgcaaagcagaacagaaagtcTGACATTAGCTGCAAGCCAACATTTCTTTCTAATAGTCTTAATGATTACGACGAGAGCTGATGATCGTTGTGGGGCGTTAATAGTCCGGAGAGCGGCTCTGCGGCTTCTCCCGACGCTTGGTGGGGAGGAGAGCCgggctgtccccgtccctgtccccatcagcGCCCTGCAAGGGGACATGCTccccagggtgggctgggggtcccAAGGGAGACTGCAGTGGTCCCCCACGGCCAGAACTCCCCGCATCAGGGGACACTGCCCATCAACTCTCTGCCAAGGGGACGGGAAGAACAGGGGAGGggacggcagccccctgcccccacTCCCGAGGGTgcgagcagctcctgccccatcccctggctctgccccatggGAGAGGGGTGGCTCGGAGGGGACACACCAGGAGGGAGAATGTCCCCCACCCTGAGACCCCTCTGGGGCAGAGGTGTCCCCAGGGATGTCCCACGCTGACCATGCCCAGAGGGAAGCACTGAGCCACCTTGCTCCCATGGGTGCCCCAAACGCAGCCGGGTCCCCACCAGTCCCCACCGCCACGATCTCACCGGGCAACGCAGGAGGgtccggggctggggctgctgccccggggagcaaggagaggggagagcagccgGCGAGTGACCCACGTAAACAGCACAGTCCATTATTAAAAGCTGATTAATGAAACCTGAGTTTTCTAGACTTTTTACAAGGCTGGTTTTTTTGGATGTCCTTGAGTTTCGCCGCCACGCAGAGACCCGTGGGAGGGTGGGCGGGCTGTGGAGACCGGCACGGGACGCGCCGACCTCGGGAGAGCCGGAGCCAGACGTGCACGAAAACCCTCCGCAGCCCCAACCCGTCCAGGTTTACACGGGAGGAAAAATCAATGGCCCATCGATCCGCAATATAAAGCGGGAACAGGGCGCTGGCAGACAGCAGGCAGCTGGCATCTGACCGGTGCCGTGCAGGGGACGCGGATGGGGGTGACATTGCTGAGGGACCGGCGTGGTCGCCGACGGACACGGCTCGGGGCACAGCCGGGATGGCAGCAGCGCCGACGGCCACCCCGCAGGCACCGGGCAGCGAGCAGCGCTGCCAGTCCACGTGCTGCCATAAACCCTCGCCGCAGCAGATAGGACACATCCACGGTGAGTGGGTGGCCCTTGCCTGTGTCCTTGCCGGGACACGGCCAGCATCCACCCAGCCTCCCCCCGGCTGCCCTGGGGCCACCGTGTAGCCCGCtgggacggacggacagacatccccagcccagccccaggctttttcagcttttcattttgtttttaatcatctGTGTTGGCCAACATATCACTCGGCTTTGGGCTTTCTGAGCTCACTAATAATTGTTCccagatgaaaagaaataaagactcggtccctctctcccttccccatcccccccccccccctcaaaaaaaagtcCGTAAAGAAGAGCTATAAAAATGGCTTGTTATCTCACCTAGCGAGGCTCAGACTGTATGTTATTGCTAATTGGGTATAACATCCTTGTCTTGTTCTGCTCTCTGAAGCTAAATCAAGAAAGCACCACTGCTGCGAACTAATTATATCTCTGGACTGCAGACTCCGGCTTGTCTTCCCCTTTATTGAGTTAAAAAATGGTCACTAACCTTAATCTCTCATATCCCCAAGCATTAGGGCTGCTGAAAAAACACCACTTCCACCCGCACCCCAGTCTATGCTGAGAAAGATGGCGCAGGTGGCCCGGCGAAGGCTTTGTGATGCTCCGGGACACAACCCAGCGTGAGACCCCCAGCGGTGCCCACCCCTGGCGCACCCCCCTGGCACCGGGACCACCGCAGGCGCTGCTCGGGTGCCCGTACCACCCAGTCTTGATCATACACAGCTCGGAGGCTTTCCGTGCTGCACACACCCAGAGACTGGGCACTGCTGCTTTTCTACCTTTCCTTCTTACACGCAAGTTTAATCTTTCATTATGACTTTTTTAAAACCTGAACCCTGGAGGGCAATTCCCACGGCCCAAGCTCGGCAGATGTGAGCAGGTGTGAGCATCTGGGTCACGCGTGCGTGAAGCAAGGGGAGCTTCAACTCATCCGCATCAGCTCCCGGGCCAGGACAAAGCCTGATGGTCCCAGTAACGCCGGTGCTCACCCGCGGGTCCCCCATGGGAGCAGGGAGCCACCGCTACAGGTGGCTACAGCCAAAACGCTCTGGTCACCGGAGCGGAACAGCTGTGCACTGCTGCCATGGCACagacctcagcagcagcaggccaTCACGAAAAGAGAGAGGATGACGGGACCCCCAAAGAGCACCCATAGGAGCGGTGGGGCTTTGGCACTCCTTTTGGCTATTGGGTCGTGCAGGATggctccatccctccccatcccagagCCTCCCTCAGCACCAGCCACACGGGGTGAGAAATTTAAGCAGAAATACAAGACTGGGGGTCAGAAACCAGAGAGCAATGCCACCGAGCCCGGCTCCATCCCCCTGTCAGGGGGACCCGTGCAGACAGTGTTACTTTCCAAAGGGAAAGTCAAGCTTCGGTTCTCCCTGCAAGCCAAGAACATCCCTTAAAAAATTGATACTTCCCTGACTATTAATTAACCTGAAACACTTAAAACCGCCTTCAATTTGTCAGGTTTAACTGCCAGCTCTTCTCGGTAAATCAAGCGTCGCACGCAGACGGAGGCTGCGCGTGCGAGGTGGCAGTGACGGGAGCAGGCAGCGAGCGGGGCACCCCGCGCTGTGCTCGCCATCCTGTCCCCTGAGAGCACCGGCGGCGATATTCATACCCTGCAATTAGCCAGGATGCGATATTAAGCGCGCCGGGCAggcgggcagggcagcggggcaGCGGAGCGCCCCACACCACAGCGTTCCCGTCTCCCCCGCGTCACCCTTGTCGTGCAACCAAGGCTGAATTCGAAAgcaatatgaatattttatctCCCACAGAGAAATCTCCCCGCTGCAGGGTATTAAGGCTTTATTAGTGTGGTTACCAGTGACGCTAAGCCAGCCCCAGCTCTAGCCTGGAGCACGGCAGAGATGACCTACAAGAGGCAGATGGTGAAAGCCTTGGAGAGCCCCAGACCCCAGGACATGCCCGCCCTtgccggggcgaggagggggctgCGCACCCCAGTCCCACGCAGGAGGACGGGGAGAGGTTCGGGAGCCGGGTCCCCCCACCAGCGCTCCACTGAAACCCCCTCCTCGCCCAGGGCCAACCCCTCTGAAACACCTCCCCACGCTGGGTCTGTCCCCCGGCCGCCACACCGCCCGGCTCGCCGTTTTGGGTTAAAACGCTGATGTATTCTCTCTTCAAGGGAAAGGAGTCCCAAGGGCTATAAAAATTCCCAGCAGGCTCCCGTCAGTCTCAGGTCATTAACTTTCTTTCATTGGGAGTTTGTTTACAGTCAGCCATAAATAGCGGCGCCCGTCACTCGCCGGACGGGACGGACGGGGGCTGCCCACGCAGGAGGGCGCAGCACCCCGGGGCACAGGGTCCGGCACTCACCCCCACCATAGCAACTTTTCCCGGGACCCGCGTTTCCCACCGGCCTGGCACTGCCACGAAACCCCCTCAGCCCAGTAAATCCATGGGGTCACCTTGTGCGCAGCAGGAGGGAGCCGGGGCGCACGCTTGGGCACGCTTGTAATCCAGGTGTGGTCTttcccagaggaggaggaggaggaggaggagaaaggcagctgGTGCGAGTTGCCCGCAAGGGTAACCTGTCCCTGGGACCCGCCCTGCACCCTCTCCCAGCCCGGCACTGACCACAGAGGGACCCCGGCCCCTGTGCCCATCGCGAGCACCGACCTCGTGTCAAGACTTCTGCGTGTCTCAGAGATGTCCCAGTCCTGGCGCATGAAGCCCCGGGAAGGACCCCAACACCCCTCATCTCACTGCGACCTCCACCTCAGACCTCTGCCCTTCCCCGGCAGCCCCTGAGGCACCGCAAGGATTTACCAGCACGGAggcagaaagcaggaaagccgAGCGCGCCGCCGGCATGGCCGGCTCGGCACCGCGCTGCTGCTGGGGTGCTTGACACACCGGGACTCCTCCACACCCGAACACACCCGGAACAGTCTTGGAGCACCCACGTCCCACCACCCACCCAGGAGCTGCACCCACGGCACTGCCGATGCCCCCAACGCCAGGAGCACACCCTGAGCCCCGTTAACGCCTCAGCAGGCTCCGGTGCGCTCATGGTCCGGAGCCCGCCGGGTGCAggtgcccggggctggcagcgggaCCGCAGGTGACAGGGAGCTTTATTTGCCATAAGAGAACACAGCGGCTCCAGCGCGGCCGTGCGAACCCACCAGCTGCAGCTCTAATAAAGACGCAGGATCACACGGCTCCCGAGAACCACGACGCGGCAGGGCTCAGCCAGCGCACGGGTTAAATATTtaccccccaccccgtcccagcGAAGCACCCATCACTCTCTGCATGGCGGGGGGCAAGCGAGAAGCCACAGATCCCGGGGTCTCCCTCGCCCGGCACAGCCAGCTCCCCGGCCACAGCAcggcagggatgctcagcaccATCAGCCCCACGCTGGCATGGATGCCCGGAGCCGGGGCTCGGTGCCGTGGCCCCCCCCGTGCCTCATCCTGGGACTGTGGAGGAGAGCTCCGGAGGATAAACGGACACGGGCAGCACAGACGGGTCCAGTTTGCAGCAGCCAGGAGCCCACCTCTTGTTTTATTTCACGGGACGGCGATAGGAACGGCTGATGCCCGGGCCGAGCACATGGTCCGGCACCACCCCGGGCTGTGCTAAGAGATTAAACCCCAAACTCACGCACAGTGACTTCTGCTCTCCCACCCGTCCCCGGGAGAGCGGGGACTCGCCAAAAATCACAGCCTCATCACTCACGGTCCCCCACGTCTATGtaaatatctatattttaaaCCATATACTCGCACAACCTGTAATCAGAGCAACACAAATAGCCCCTGCTTCCCATGTAAATTAAAAACACCCATTAGGCAGATTTCAAAAGATGTCAGTAGGCTTATAATTATACACGACATCCTTCCGAGATAAAAGCGATTACCGGGGATGCAAATCACTTAGCAACCAATCAGTGCCCCCAGAGTGCAAAGCACTGACCAGCCATCCATTTTCGCCTCGTCCTTTTATTCCCTGCATCGAGCAAATACAAACACAGATAAAGAGAGGCACAATAGCTCTTGACACGCAAATAGGTTAACATAATAAAGCCAGCTTTAGCCGGCTCACTCGAGGGAGAAAAGCAATTCTCAGGCAAGCAGGAGGTAATAAAACAGGGCTTTTGTGTTCCTGGCTCCCATTCTCACCCCTGCGCCAGCTTTGCTGCATTAGCTGATAGGCATCGCGGTTTGATTGAATTACCTTTCATGAATATTAGCTTTTTGAGGAATGCgcaggcagaagagaaagaagaaatgtctTATTTTTGCATGCATGCGCCCGCTGCAGACGGACATGCGGCGGCACAGAtgccggcggggctgggagcgggggtcCCGGCAGGTGCAGCCCCCGGCCCACCCCGCCAGCTGCAGCATCCCCGCGGGCGGCACCAGCCAGCCCCCCGGGGGGGCACGGGGCACGGACTCCCCCCCCGTCTGAGGATCAGACACCACCAGCAAAAGGACCTTTATCCTGCCAGCAACGGATATCCCGCTCTGTCCCCAAAAGGAGACACTGGGCCACCAGGCTCCCGCCACCAACCCCATCGCCCCGACACTCGCCACACTCAGGGACCCGCATCCCTGCCCTCAGTACCCCGGTAGTAGGAGGATGGCAGGGTGGGCTGACTCTCCCACCAAATATTTACAGGGCCGTAGGTCCCTGTGCAGCAGGTGCACCGGGGTCAGGCCCGGCTTCACCCCAGATTTTTCCCCCCGCACAAGTTCAGGCCACACAGGGAACCTGCTTCAGGCAAAAAATTAACTCTGCCGCCTGGCAGGGGTGCAAAGGCCGGGCACTAATCCCGCAGGCACGGCAGGGAGCGCGGGGGCAGCTCGGGGACGGCGGCGGGCACAGAGCACCGTGCTTGGTGCGGACCACCGCCACGGGGTCGTGGGATCTGGGAGCCCCTCGGCCCTGGGAGCCGGAGCCCTTCCTCAGGGAGGGCAGCGGGCTGCAATTAAAAAACAGCACGGGGAGAGAACATGCTCCTCCGCAGCCTGCGCAGGGACGGAGGCGTGATTCAGGCTCAAATAAAACAACCAGAGGGGCTTAAAAAATGAGGTGATGTGGCTTCCCTGGAGGGCCTCTATCCCCTGGGGcatggcacagcagcagccaccccatcccttccctccctccgtgggcttctctgctccagcctggggatAAATGTTCACATcagatatttccatttttaacgCTGAAACGGGGCCCATCTCGTAGCTCCGGCACAGAGAACGCGCCCCACCGGTACCAACCCACTCAGCCGGCAGGAAAGCCATTCCTAAAGCCAGGAAAACAGGCCAGGCTTCCACTGCCGGGGAATGGCTTTCTCTTCCCCTGTTCTACAGGCAAGGTCAGAGGAAGGCAGTGCGGCCAGagcttccctctccttcccctatGGCTTCGAGGCAGCCTGACCCAATGGCACACGGCTCACACCGCTGCTCGCCCCAGCACGGCCCTCGGCACCTGACCATTCACTCCTGAAAGTTTTAAGGATCCTAAATaggaaaagtccctccccagggcCTGCGATGCCGGGTGCCCTCTGCCAGGGATATTTCCcacctcatcccccagcaccAGAGCCCGCATGCGAAGGATTTGCCAGCCGGGGTCCCACCAGCCCGGCGCGGGCATGAGCAGGCACCCGGCAAGTATGACATGTGCTCGGCACGTCGGATGGTAAAAGCCCACAGCAGGGGCACGGGAAGGTACAAAACTGCCAAATTCCACAAAATCAGACCGAGCAAGATGCAGGACACGGCTTACCCAGAGAGGGTTCCCCCACGCCTGCAGATCCCCACGGCCACAAGCCCTCCATGGAAGCACGTCGCCCACCCAGGcaagctgcctgcagcctctgaaCAAGAGCATCCCTTGCAGGGGGATGcacatatgtacacatacacacatatatatatcaaAAATATCCCTAAAGAGACACCTGCGCCCCGACCACCAGAGCCAGGCAAACCACCACTGCCCGGTGCCAACCAAATTAATTCCCCGGAAAATACCACGCACGGCTGCAAAACTTTGCCGCTGCCACCTCTCCTCGGAAATAAACCCGCAGGGCCGGAGCCGTGCCACGGTTCCAGCCGGTGCAGCGGTGCCCTGCAGCGAGCCGTGCCGAGCTGCCGCCGGCTCGCTGCGGCCGGGCCCTGCCTCTCCAGCCATTAAATTCCCACGATCTCAGGGCTCTCCCCAGAGCTGGATTGGGATGCTGGGGCTGAGCCACATCCACAGGCACCGGGAACACCTCGTTTTCTGTTGGGGACCGAGCCGGAGAGGCGGCACAGCCCGCTCGTCCGCGGCCGGAGCTGGTGGCAGCCTCGGCGGATGCTCAGCCGCGTTCTGGGGGACCACGACGCCTCGTCCCCGGTGAATCGTATTCCCAGCGCCGATGGTCCAGGAGATGCCACAGGGATGCTTCCCTCCGCAGCGGAGCTTGTTTCGGGAGATGCATTTCGCCCGCAGACGGCTCTGCTCCGGCAGAGCCACCCGACACCGCGGGAGATgggcttttaaataaaacatcgCAGGGTggttccttttcctctcctctcctttgtgACCGGCGGTATCCACACCAGCGCGGAGGTCGATGGCGGGTGGCCTGGCTCTGCCACCACCCGCTCCGGTGTCCCTGCGGGCTCGGGCGCTTCCCCGCCGCCTCCTTTCCCCGGCCGGTTCCGGGGCGGAggagaaaaaacctttttttttttttttttttttccaggcgaAAAGGGGCAGCCGGGGGTCGgtagaaaaggcagcagcagctcacGGACGGCTCACGGTGGAAGTGTCTCAGCTTTCCTCGTGGAGGCACCCGTGGATATTTTATTTCCACTTACGACTCAGGCGACccaaaaagccataaaaaaaaattaaaaaataagagggaaaaaaaaaaaaaaaaagaaaaaagttgctcCCGTTCCTCTCCGGTAGCGACGGGGCGAGCCGGTCCCCAGCCGCCGgcgccggctccgcgcccgccgtgCCTTCCCCGCGGCTGCGCGGCCGCGGAGAGCCGGGCACCGCCGGGCACCGCGCTGCGGCGGCGCCGCCTCCTGATGCGCCCCGGGAGCCGGAGCCCCCCGGTCCCCCGTGCCCACCCCCTCCTCACCGCACCGGTAACCCCCCCGGTTCCcacccgccgccggccccccgtTACCGTCAGAGCTGGATCCGGGCCGGCTCCGGCCGCTGCGGTGCGGGGCgcgccgggccgccccccccgggccgcgcagcagcagcggcggcgcccgcccggccccgcgccccgccggcggcccgccccgccccgtgcGCGGCCAGCGTGCGGCGGCTCCCGGTGCTctgcccccggggcgggcgggggaggaggggggggggggggaggcggggggaggcgggggggggcgggagggggggagaaaaatatccgagaggggaaaaaaaaaaataataataaaaaaaaaattaaaataaaataaccccgGCGCAGATGGGCTCAGGCGGCGCGGGGACTCCCGGGGGCATCACACCGCCGGTCCTCCGGTTCCTTTGTGCGGCGGCGAGCGGTGCCCGCCGGCCGGTGGCGCGGcggagggggctgggggcgggggggaggggggtggcgggggcggccgcggctcggctcggctcggcgctGCGTGTCGGTGGCGGTGCCGGTGGCGGGGCGCggccccccccggcgctgcctcCCGCCCGGCGCGCGGCTGCGGCGACACTGAGCGCCccgcgcggggcccggcggccgcaCGCGGCtgggccccgcccccggcgcgtTACcagggggacgccgccgcgcgtcctgcgggggggggggggttgggggaggagCGGCAGGGGGCGGGGCCGCACCGGCAGCACGCGCCACCCCGCCAAACctgcacaccccccccacccccccaccccatctttCGCGGGAAAATTCGAAGCGGCCGCGGGGCACGATGGGAGTTGTAGTCCCCGGCGGCGCAGGAGGTGTTCCCCCCGTGGGgtgggctcggcggggccgcgggACTCGTGGGGAGCCCCCGCCCCCGGGACACTCCAAGGCACGGAGAGGGGTCCTCTGCGGGTTCCTGCCCCCCGGGGAGCTGGCGACCACCATGGCGATGGCTGTAGCCACTGCTGAGCCCCGTGGTTTGAGCGCTGTCATCGCTGTGTCTGCCCTCGTCAGCGCGAGCCCTGGAGCCATggagtcatggaatggtttgggttggaaggatctcaaagcccacccagtgccaccccctgccctgggcagggacacctcccaccagcccaggttgctccaagccccgtccaacctggccttgaacccctccagggatggggcagccacagcttctctgggcaacatgggccaggggctcaccaccctcagagtgaaaaatttcttcctgagatctcatctaaatctcccctctttcagtttaaaaccggtCCCCTCTCATCCgctggctcccctccctgctccagagtccctccccagttttcctggagcccctttagggactggaaggggctggaaggtctccccggagccttctcttctccaggctgaacccccccagttctctcagccctCTATTCCTTCCCCAAACCCAGCATATCCCTGCCACAGGCTGTGAGAGTGGGAGTGTTTGTAGTTAGAGAGACCTTTGAGGAGCTGCCCGATCACTCTTGCCCATAATGACGCCAAGGAGCCCAGTACGTGTCCACATGGAGCTTCTCGCTGCCACCGAGCACACCCGAAACAGCCCAGCGTGTGCTCCGGAACTCGCCGCCTTCCCGCCTCCCTCCGCCCCGGCTCCTGCCTTGCAGCACACTGCTTTGAGGAGTTTGGGGGTGGTTTGGCTTCTTCCCAGAGCCTTTCCGGCTCCTCCaaccagggcagcccctggcagctcCCGAGGCATCCAGGGACTTGGGTACGCAGGAGGAGAGCTGAAATCCAGGAGCCGTTTCGGGACACTGGGTATCTCCAAACgtggggagatgctccagtcaCCACTTCTGATCCAGCACACGCTGAAGgttgagaaattaaaataatagctaGACATGCTTTCAGGAGAGCGATTCCTCTGTGTAATTATAATGCGTATTATCCTCCCTGTGAAAATACATTATATTGAATAAATTCCCTCTTTGAGCAGGGCTATTCATACTATTCATTTGTTTCAGTTCAAACATTTTTAGCTCATATATCCAGGAGGTTCTCGTGCAGCTTTGTACCTTCTCTGCAGCTTATTTGTCTGCTTTCCGCCTTGCAATATAGGCCAGCGATAAGAATAAAACCACTATAGATTTGCGAACAGCACTTAGATTTTTCAAAGATAATTTAATCAAAGCTATTAGTAAGTCAGAAAGAAAGATTGCTTTTtattctgcacaaaaaaaaaaaacccaacaacaacaacaacataaaacccaaaaaacaaaaaacccaaccaacccaggAGCCCTCATTCTTCTCAGAAAATGTTTTAACCACCTGAAGTCGCTCACAAGGACTTGAAAGGGTGGCGGCGTCTTTGCCGGGGAAGAGATTCATCTTGAAATCGCCAACTTCAAAAGGTGGGTGTTTCGGCACTGCCTTCAAGAAGATACTATTAAGCACTTCCGACCCTCCccattttacatccttggggggtgtttttttggttttgttttttttttttaagactttacaGAGGAGAAACACTTTTGTGATTCAGGGAACCCGTGAATACTTTGCCGGAACATAAATTTCACCCGGCGATGCTGGGAACACAAGGAGAGCCTTAATCTTCTAATGAATGAGCTCTGCAAAGTGAGACCGGCTCCGCTTCCACCTCCAGAGGGATTGAATTGCAAAAAAGGGAGCTGccggaggagagagagagagatttttaaaaagtccttctGCTCCAGCACAAGTAAAGGCGGCATCGGCCGGATCAGGGGAACTCCTTCCTCTGCGGCACCGAAGTTTCCCTCGCCGGCTGCCTCGCCATTGCGCTCGGAAAGCGGAGATACGCGGCATCGTTGCCCCCGATCTTTAAGACGACGGTGTGCCTTTAATTTAATATCATTATTTTTGACCGGCGCTAGCAATCCGGAGCGCTGAGCGTTTTCATCTCTCATCCTGACAAATGC from Rissa tridactyla isolate bRisTri1 chromosome 13, bRisTri1.patW.cur.20221130, whole genome shotgun sequence encodes:
- the LOC128917269 gene encoding LOW QUALITY PROTEIN: uncharacterized protein LOC128917269 (The sequence of the model RefSeq protein was modified relative to this genomic sequence to represent the inferred CDS: substituted 1 base at 1 genomic stop codon); the encoded protein is MFYLKAHLPRCRVALPEQSRLRAKCISRNKLRCGGKHPCGISWTIGAGNTIHRGRGVVVPQNAAEHPPRLPPAPAADERAVPPLRLGPQQKTRCSRCLWMWLSPSIPIQLWGEPXDRGNLMAGEAGPGRSEPAAARHGSLQGTAAPAGTVARLRPCGFISEERWQRQSFAAVRGIFRGINLVGTGQWWFAWLWWSGRRCLFRDIFDIYMCVCVHMCIPLQGMLLFRGCRQLAWVGDVLPWRACGRGDLQAWGNPLWVSRVLHLARSDFVEFGSFVPSRAPAVGFYHPTCRAHVILAGCLLMPAPGWWDPGWQILRMRALVLGDEVGNIPGRGHPASQALGRDFSYLGSLKLSGVNGQVPRAVLGRAAV